From one Plectropomus leopardus isolate mb chromosome 8, YSFRI_Pleo_2.0, whole genome shotgun sequence genomic stretch:
- the pou6f1 gene encoding POU domain, class 6, transcription factor 1 isoform X2 translates to MSGHETIRVLEVEVDASLPSSTPDGKSEVKADEGAALRAEQPEAGSTQDGPAAPQSTGGAVLGEQQVVSVEAPAPAVQTLTPAVPVSLSLSQPQAAMPITVQGCPQVLTQESLATLMTGMMAQTGSLGQPLLIPLSMAGSIGGQGGLAVLTLPTTNVATLPGLTAANTAGNLLKLPFAGLQAATVLNSVQPQLQTNTQTMFQPQTASIQPVQVTSQPTQVTNAQVTTAQVAAAQATTAATTASQSNISLAALQTAGLSINPAIINAASLGAQPQFLSSLTSTPIITSAMSNMAGITSQIITNAQGQVIGTLPLLLNPASLAGGAATPTLPLQGLQGLQGLQGLQVQTVTPQLLLNTQGQIIATVGNGSAVATSAAVLPKAAAPPTLTKPITQASVTTVSQSPIVIAPQPSVLKTATTLSSTVPITCGDIAKVGQLVSKPQQVVSSEEGINLEEIREFAKNFKIRRLSLGLTQTQVGQALTATEGPAYSQSAICRFEKLDITPKSAQKLKPVLEKWLAEAEHWNQKGQQNLMEFVGGEPSKKRKRRTSFTPQAIEVLNSYFEKNALPTGQEITEIARELNYDREVVRVWFCNRRQTLKNTSKINVFQVQ, encoded by the exons ATGTCTGGCCATGAAACTATTCGTGTGCTAGAGGTAGAGGTTGATGCATCTCTGCCATCATCAACGCCTGATGGGAAGAGTGAAGTCAAAGCTGATGAGGGAGCAGCTCTGCGTGCAGAGCAACCTGAGGCTGGCAGCACACAGGACGGCCCTGCTGCGCCACAGAGCACTGGGGGAGCAG TGCTGGGCGAGCAGCAGGTGGTGTCTGTTGAGGCTCCTGCCCCTGCTGTCCAAACACTGACTCCTGCTGTGCCTGTCAGTTTGTCCCTGTCGCAGCCACAGGCCGCCATGCCCATCACTGTACAAGGCTGTCCACAG gTGCTGACACAGGAAAGTTTGGCCACTTTGATGACTGGTATGATGGCTCAGACGGGATCTCTGGGGCAGCCGCTGCTCATCCCCCTCAGTATGGCGGGCTCCATCGGTGGGCAGGGGGGTCTGGCCGTTCTCACTTTACCTACAACCAACGTAGCTACTCTCCCTGGGCTCACAGCAGCTAACACGGCCGGAAACCTCCTAAAACTGCCCTTTGCTGGCCTCCAAG CTGCAACGGTCCTGAACTCCGTACAGCCCcaactgcagacaaacacacagacgaTGTTCCAGCCCCAAACAGCCTCCATACAGCCGGTGCAGGTGACGTCTCAGCCAACACAGGTGACCAACGCACAGGTTACCACCGCTCAGGTGGCAGCAGCTCAGGCGACCACGGCCGCCACCACTGCCTCCCAGTCCAACATATCTTTAGCAGCACTTCAGACTGCAGGACTCTCCATCAATCCTGCAATC ATAAATGCTGCTTCCTTGGGAGCTCAGCCCCAGTTCCTCAGCTCCCTCACCTCCACTCCCATTATCACCAGTGCCATGTCCAACATGGCCGGCATCACCAGCCAGATCATCACAAATGCCCAGGGACAG GTCATTGGGACCCTCCCGCTGTTGTTGAACCCAGCCTCTCTGGCTGGAGGAGCTGCGACACCCACCCTCCCCCTCCAGGGTCTCCAGGGTCTCCAAGGTCTCCAGGGTCTCCAGGTCCAGACCGTCACTCCGCAGCTGCTTCTCAACACACAGGGCCAGATCATCGCCACGGTCGGGAACGGATCTGCAGTTGCAACTTCGGCTGCAGTTCTGCCCAAAGCTGCGGCTCCTCCAACACTTACCAAACCTATCACACAG GCTTCGGTAACAACTGTCAGTCAGTCACCAATTGTCATCGCCCCGCAGCCGTCTGTGCTGAAGACTGCCACCACGCTGTCCTCCACCGTGCCCATCACCTGTGGAGACATAGCAAAAGTGGGCCAGCTTGTCAGCA AACCGCAGCAGGTAGTCAGCAGCGAGGAAGGCATTAATCTGGAAGAGATCCGAGAGTTCGCCAAGAATTTCAAGATCCGTCGGCTGTCCTTGGGGCTTACTCAGACACAAGTAGGCCAGGCTCTGACGGCAACCGAGGGTCCGGCCTACAGCCAGTCTGCCATTTGCAG GTTTGAAAAGCTGGACATCACGCCCAAGAGCGCTCAGAAGCTGAAGCCGGTGTTGGAGAAGTGGCTGGCTGAAGCCGAGCACTGGAACCAGAAGGGCCAGCAGAATCTGATGGAGTTTGTCGGCGGTGAACCGTCCAAAAAACGCAAACGGCGCACTAGTTTTACACCGCAGGCCATAGAAGTTCTTAACTCCTACTTTGAGAAGAACGCGTTGCCAACCGGCCAAGAGATTACAGAGATTGCCAGAGAGCTGAACTATGACCGCGAGGTCGTGCGGGTGTGGTTCTGCAACCGGCGACAGACgctgaaaaacacaagcaaGATCAACGTCTTCCAGGTTCAGTAG
- the dazap2 gene encoding DAZ-associated protein 2: MNNKGSYPQQAVYPQQSSAPVYPPAMQMSPQAPPYTDTPPAYSEIYQPRYVLPHQVPSQVAQMSSHYPGAQMFMPMQAHMPVGQMGQNVPMAYYPMGAVYPPGSTVMVDSGFDAGARFTAGSSVSIPPPPPGHPPNAAQLAAMQGANVVMAQRKSNFFMGGSGGGYTIW, encoded by the exons ATGAACAACAAAG GTTCATACCCACAGCAGGCTGTGTACCCTCAGCAGAGCTCTGCACCTGTATACCCTCCTGCTATGCAAATGTCTCCTCAGGCACCTCcttacacagacacaccaccTGCATATTCTGAG atATACCAGCCCAGATATGTGCTTCCACATCAGGTGCCCAGTCAGGTGGCACAGATGTCCTCTCACTACCCTGGTGCTCAGATGTTTATGCCCATGCAGGCACACATGCCTGTTGGGCAAATGGGCCAGAATGTCCCCATGGCCTATTACCCCATGGGAGCCGTGTACCCCCCTGGTTCAACAGTGATGGTGGACAGCGGCTTTGATGCTGGTGCTCGTTTCACAGCAGGCAGCAGTGTTTCAATCCCA CCCCCACCTCCTGGACATCCCCCCAATGCAGCTCAGCTGGCTGCCATGCAGGGTGCCAACGTTGTAATGGCCCAGCGCAAGAGTAACTTCTTCATGGGTGGATCAGGTGGAGGTTATACCATCTGGTAA
- the bin2a gene encoding bridging integrator 2a — MADSTSPKGSSGDFAKKVQRQLSRGKEKVLQKLGKTVVTRDDQFEHCLQQFNDQQTDGNRIYKDLRNYISAVRDMREASRRLSQSLFDAYETDWAGEEDLGAIVEGEDLLWNDFEVKLLDQAVRTMESYVSQFPDVKEKVAKRGRKLVDYDSSRHHLEALQTAKKRDDVKINKAEEEMNAAKSVYEGINTELKEELPALYESRVGCFVTVFSAVSNLRDIFYREMSTLNLDLQNVIKELQAQHPDKVFALKGMQRYGSLKRRTLISPKAWKASFSEFHRSYSPRPSQRFSLRSPDKPRHGTLSRESSTLAVTPQPPLTESSESRDLDAASRDLDAASSHSDVPGSPAQEARNELNSGEGSSQVEEEKGKKEEESELTPPAESDNKGESEKAPPSDSSSELNNSCDSESLELQLSAADDSPLHIEEEDLDAPKPNGLENGDVSGLNSDTKELSTPHKDAAAEKQVSLDSKTTDV; from the exons atgGCCGACAGCACGAGTCCAAAAGGCAGCTCTGGTGACTTTgctaaaaaagtgcaaagacagCTGAGCAGAGGCAAAGAAAAg gtgCTGCAAAAGCTGGGGAAGACAGTGGTGACCAGAGATGACCAGTTTGAACATTGTCTCCAACAGTTTAATGACCAGCAG ACTGATGGGAACCGGATATACAAGGACCTGAGAAACTACATCAGTGCTGTCAGag ACATGCGTGAAGCTTCGAGACGCCTCTCCCAGTCCCTGTTTGATGCTTATGAGACTGACTGGGCTGGAGAGGAAGATTTAGGAGCCATTGTAGAG GGAGAGGACCTCCTGTGGAATGACTTCGAGGTGAAGCTATTAGACCAGGCCGTACGCACCATGGAGTCCTACGTGAGCCAATTCCCAGATGTCAAG GAGAAAGTAGCCAAAAGGGGAAGAAAACTGGTTGACTACGACTCCTCCCGTCACCACCTGGAGGCACTGCAGACTGCTAAGAAGAGGGATGATGTCAAGATAAACAAG GCAGAAGAGGAGATGAATGCTGCCAAAAGTGTCTATGAAGGCATCAACACTGAGCTAAAAGAGGAGCTGCCTGCGCTCTATGAAAG CCGTGTCGGATGCTTTGTGACAGTCTTCTCAGCTGTGTCAAATTTACGAGACATCTTCTACAGGGAAATGAGCACg CTCAACCTTGATCTACAGAATGTGATAAAGGAGCTGCAGGCTCAGCATCCAGACAAAGTGTTTGCCCTGAAGGGAATGCAACG gTATGGGTCCCTGAAAAGACGAACTCTGATATCCCCCAAGGCCTGGAAAGCCAGCTTCTCTGAGTTTCACAGGAGCTATAGTCCCAGGCCGAGCCAGAGGTTCAGTTTGAGGTCCCCGGACAAACCTCGCCACGGCACTCTTTCCAGAGAGAGCAGCACCCTCGCAGTCACCCCACAACCACCTCTGACAGAGAGCTCTGAGTCCAGGGACCTGGACGCAGCATCCAGGGACCTGGACGCAGCATCCAGCCACAGTGACGTCCCCGGCTCTCCTGCACAAGAAGCCAGAAACGAGCTGAACTCTGGAGAAGGAAGCAGTCAGGTGGAAGAGgagaagggaaagaaagaagaggagtCTGAGCTGACGCCTCCTGCAGAATCTGATAATAAGGGAGAAAGTGAGAAAGCTCCACCGAGTGACAGCAGCTCTGAACTAAACAACTCCTGTGACTCAGAGAGTTTGGAGCTCCAGCTGTCTGCAGCAGACGACAGCCCACTGCACATTGAAGAGGAGGACCTCGACGCTCCTAAACCAAACGGATTGGAGAATGGGGATGTTTCTGGGTTAAACTCTGACACTAAGGAGCTGAGCACTCCTCACAAG GatgctgcagcagaaaaacaagtgTCTCTGGACTCAAAAACCacagatgtttaa
- the pou6f1 gene encoding POU domain, class 6, transcription factor 1 isoform X1 translates to MKNVGKTVTEVVQRAMNSQDLPAKDAPLTVNEQVIVMSGHETIRVLEVEVDASLPSSTPDGKSEVKADEGAALRAEQPEAGSTQDGPAAPQSTGGAVLGEQQVVSVEAPAPAVQTLTPAVPVSLSLSQPQAAMPITVQGCPQVLTQESLATLMTGMMAQTGSLGQPLLIPLSMAGSIGGQGGLAVLTLPTTNVATLPGLTAANTAGNLLKLPFAGLQAATVLNSVQPQLQTNTQTMFQPQTASIQPVQVTSQPTQVTNAQVTTAQVAAAQATTAATTASQSNISLAALQTAGLSINPAIINAASLGAQPQFLSSLTSTPIITSAMSNMAGITSQIITNAQGQVIGTLPLLLNPASLAGGAATPTLPLQGLQGLQGLQGLQVQTVTPQLLLNTQGQIIATVGNGSAVATSAAVLPKAAAPPTLTKPITQASVTTVSQSPIVIAPQPSVLKTATTLSSTVPITCGDIAKVGQLVSKPQQVVSSEEGINLEEIREFAKNFKIRRLSLGLTQTQVGQALTATEGPAYSQSAICRFEKLDITPKSAQKLKPVLEKWLAEAEHWNQKGQQNLMEFVGGEPSKKRKRRTSFTPQAIEVLNSYFEKNALPTGQEITEIARELNYDREVVRVWFCNRRQTLKNTSKINVFQVQ, encoded by the exons ATGAAG AATGTCGGCAAGACAGTGACTGAGGTGGTGCAGCGAGCCATGAACTCCCAGGATCTCCCCGCCAAAGATGCCCCACTTACTGTCAATGAGCAG GTCATTGTGATGTCTGGCCATGAAACTATTCGTGTGCTAGAGGTAGAGGTTGATGCATCTCTGCCATCATCAACGCCTGATGGGAAGAGTGAAGTCAAAGCTGATGAGGGAGCAGCTCTGCGTGCAGAGCAACCTGAGGCTGGCAGCACACAGGACGGCCCTGCTGCGCCACAGAGCACTGGGGGAGCAG TGCTGGGCGAGCAGCAGGTGGTGTCTGTTGAGGCTCCTGCCCCTGCTGTCCAAACACTGACTCCTGCTGTGCCTGTCAGTTTGTCCCTGTCGCAGCCACAGGCCGCCATGCCCATCACTGTACAAGGCTGTCCACAG gTGCTGACACAGGAAAGTTTGGCCACTTTGATGACTGGTATGATGGCTCAGACGGGATCTCTGGGGCAGCCGCTGCTCATCCCCCTCAGTATGGCGGGCTCCATCGGTGGGCAGGGGGGTCTGGCCGTTCTCACTTTACCTACAACCAACGTAGCTACTCTCCCTGGGCTCACAGCAGCTAACACGGCCGGAAACCTCCTAAAACTGCCCTTTGCTGGCCTCCAAG CTGCAACGGTCCTGAACTCCGTACAGCCCcaactgcagacaaacacacagacgaTGTTCCAGCCCCAAACAGCCTCCATACAGCCGGTGCAGGTGACGTCTCAGCCAACACAGGTGACCAACGCACAGGTTACCACCGCTCAGGTGGCAGCAGCTCAGGCGACCACGGCCGCCACCACTGCCTCCCAGTCCAACATATCTTTAGCAGCACTTCAGACTGCAGGACTCTCCATCAATCCTGCAATC ATAAATGCTGCTTCCTTGGGAGCTCAGCCCCAGTTCCTCAGCTCCCTCACCTCCACTCCCATTATCACCAGTGCCATGTCCAACATGGCCGGCATCACCAGCCAGATCATCACAAATGCCCAGGGACAG GTCATTGGGACCCTCCCGCTGTTGTTGAACCCAGCCTCTCTGGCTGGAGGAGCTGCGACACCCACCCTCCCCCTCCAGGGTCTCCAGGGTCTCCAAGGTCTCCAGGGTCTCCAGGTCCAGACCGTCACTCCGCAGCTGCTTCTCAACACACAGGGCCAGATCATCGCCACGGTCGGGAACGGATCTGCAGTTGCAACTTCGGCTGCAGTTCTGCCCAAAGCTGCGGCTCCTCCAACACTTACCAAACCTATCACACAG GCTTCGGTAACAACTGTCAGTCAGTCACCAATTGTCATCGCCCCGCAGCCGTCTGTGCTGAAGACTGCCACCACGCTGTCCTCCACCGTGCCCATCACCTGTGGAGACATAGCAAAAGTGGGCCAGCTTGTCAGCA AACCGCAGCAGGTAGTCAGCAGCGAGGAAGGCATTAATCTGGAAGAGATCCGAGAGTTCGCCAAGAATTTCAAGATCCGTCGGCTGTCCTTGGGGCTTACTCAGACACAAGTAGGCCAGGCTCTGACGGCAACCGAGGGTCCGGCCTACAGCCAGTCTGCCATTTGCAG GTTTGAAAAGCTGGACATCACGCCCAAGAGCGCTCAGAAGCTGAAGCCGGTGTTGGAGAAGTGGCTGGCTGAAGCCGAGCACTGGAACCAGAAGGGCCAGCAGAATCTGATGGAGTTTGTCGGCGGTGAACCGTCCAAAAAACGCAAACGGCGCACTAGTTTTACACCGCAGGCCATAGAAGTTCTTAACTCCTACTTTGAGAAGAACGCGTTGCCAACCGGCCAAGAGATTACAGAGATTGCCAGAGAGCTGAACTATGACCGCGAGGTCGTGCGGGTGTGGTTCTGCAACCGGCGACAGACgctgaaaaacacaagcaaGATCAACGTCTTCCAGGTTCAGTAG